In Drosophila yakuba strain Tai18E2 chromosome X, Prin_Dyak_Tai18E2_2.1, whole genome shotgun sequence, a single genomic region encodes these proteins:
- the LOC6525458 gene encoding monocyte to macrophage differentiation factor isoform X2: protein MSTSEASGHGSGIRNLNRNGNGNATGNGNGNLSLMQDLQQKYAFLENLFSKFWKSIIQTNSNLKLQLRNVKWKNAKAKPGCAYQPTEIEQVANVITHGIWILPAVFAAIKLFERSSSAGQYLVSWVYGGALCMLFTVSTFFHCSCYCAEHKPPRNVKAWPCLGWQTYQGLKNVLHRCDRAMIYVFIAGSYFPWLTLENTDHSAILFCMEWVIWLMAGIGIAYQQVFHERYKCLETFFYLVMGLGPALVVVFTGHHFHGMMQLKFGGGFYILGIVFFKADGTIPMAHAIWHLFVVLAAGCHYYAILVNLYPSDVVTAP from the exons atggaaatctCAGTCTGATGCAGGACCTGCAGCAGAAGTACGCCTTCCTCGAGAATCTATTCAGCAAGTTCTGGAAGTCCATCATCCAGACGAATTCCAATCTCAAGCTGCAGCTGCGCAATGTCAAGTGGAAGAATGCCAAGGCGAAGCCCGGTTGTGCCTACCAGCCAACTGAG atcGAGCAGGTGGCCAATGTGATTACCCACGGCATTTGGATACTGCCCGCCGTGTTTGCGGCCATCAAGCTGTTCGAGCGCTCATCCAGCGCCGGGCAGTATCTGGTTTCCTGGGTCTACGGCGGCGCCCTGTGCATGCTCTTCACGGTGTCCACCTTCTTCCACTGCTCCTGCTACTGCGCCGAGCACAA ACCACCGAGGAATGTGAAGGCGTGGCCCTGTCTCGGCTGGCAGACGTACCAGGGTCTGAAGAACGTGCTGCATCGCTGCGATAGGGCCATGATCTATGTGTTCATTGCCGGGTCATATTTTCCCTGGCTAACGCTGGAGAACACCGACCACTCGGCCATACTCTTCTGCATGGAATGGGTCATCTGGCTGATGGCAGGCATAGGAATTGCCTACCAGCAG GTCTTCCACGAGCGCTACAAGTGTCTGGAGACATTCTTCTACCTGGTGATGGGCTTGGGACCCGCTCTAGTTGTTGTATTCACTGGCCACCACTTCCATGGGATGATGCAGCTAAAGTTCGGCGGCGGCTTCTACATACTGGGCATTGTGTTCTTCAAGGCGGACGGTACGATACCCATGGCCCATGCCATTTGGCATCTGTTTGTGGTGCTGGCCGCCGGATGTCACTACTATGCCATCCTGGTTAACCTTTATCCCAGCGATGTTGTCACAGCACCGTGA